The following proteins are encoded in a genomic region of Halopelagius longus:
- a CDS encoding Gfo/Idh/MocA family protein produces the protein MTYRAILVGTGGQGANWCSEYLPPNVEDELVDVVAAVDVDEAAHENAVEHLGVDPSDCYTDAERAFEEVDADFCAVVVPPWIHEDIVDIAIEHDVHVLTEKPIADSLEASVRIAEKIERAGLKMGVTMSHRFDRDKTTLRRRLRSGETGPIDYFVGRLTCNARSYGTWGAFRHEMEDVLLVDGAVHQLDYIADMAESPCETIYADTWLPEWAEYEGDVQALVQLRFENGVRASWEGAKSNAATLNGWMSDYLRAECRDETLVLDDREITRYPYDAEAEGVVGGLDENAGEAVPLDEQEKWANTWLVEQFVEWLDGGEKMETNVRDNLQSMALIEAAMESSRTGDPVHVQELLEEARESVTLA, from the coding sequence ATGACATACCGCGCAATTCTGGTCGGCACGGGCGGACAGGGCGCAAACTGGTGTTCCGAGTACCTGCCCCCGAACGTGGAAGACGAACTCGTCGACGTCGTCGCCGCCGTGGACGTAGACGAGGCGGCGCACGAGAACGCCGTCGAGCATCTCGGCGTGGACCCTTCGGACTGCTACACGGACGCCGAGCGAGCCTTCGAGGAGGTGGACGCCGACTTCTGCGCCGTCGTCGTTCCGCCGTGGATTCACGAGGACATCGTGGACATCGCCATCGAACACGACGTCCACGTCCTCACCGAGAAGCCCATCGCCGATTCGCTCGAAGCGTCCGTCCGCATCGCGGAGAAAATCGAGCGCGCGGGGCTGAAGATGGGTGTGACGATGAGCCACCGGTTCGACCGGGACAAGACGACGCTGCGCCGGCGGCTCCGTTCCGGCGAGACGGGGCCGATAGACTACTTTGTCGGGCGGTTGACCTGCAACGCCCGGTCGTACGGGACGTGGGGCGCGTTCCGCCACGAGATGGAGGACGTACTGCTGGTCGATGGTGCCGTCCACCAACTGGACTACATCGCCGACATGGCGGAGAGTCCTTGCGAGACCATCTACGCCGACACGTGGCTTCCGGAGTGGGCCGAGTACGAGGGCGACGTGCAGGCGCTCGTACAGCTCCGCTTCGAGAACGGCGTCCGCGCGTCGTGGGAGGGGGCGAAGTCGAACGCCGCGACGCTCAACGGGTGGATGAGCGACTACCTCCGCGCGGAGTGTCGAGACGAGACGCTCGTCCTCGACGACCGAGAAATCACGCGGTACCCGTACGACGCGGAAGCGGAGGGCGTCGTCGGAGGGCTAGACGAAAATGCCGGCGAGGCGGTCCCTCTCGACGAACAGGAGAAGTGGGCGAACACGTGGCTCGTCGAACAGTTCGTCGAGTGGTTGGACGGCGGCGAGAAGATGGAGACGAACGTCCGGGACAACCTCCAGTCGATGGCGCTCATCGAGGCGGCGATGGAGAGCAGTCGAACCGGCGACCCGGTGCACGTGCAGGAACTCCTCGAAGAGGCCCGCGAGTCGGTCACGCTCGCGTAA
- a CDS encoding IclR family transcriptional regulator yields the protein MQAKHPVQTTRKTLRLIEELKRKGPCGVTELAEDLEMGTSAVHNHLMTLREESYVTKTGDEYRLGLKFLEVGGHTRRSMELYQVAAPEVEALSEETGELAHLLVEEQGLGVYLMCSKGEKAVDLETYVGLRTYLHTTALGKTILAHLPESRVEEILDRRGLKRETPNSIGTREELYAALETVRERGYAIDDGERVEGLRCVAAPVKTSSGEVLGAISVSAPASRVSDEDLSGRLSEMVLSAANVIELNINY from the coding sequence ATGCAGGCCAAACATCCGGTACAGACAACCAGAAAGACCCTCCGACTGATAGAGGAGTTAAAGCGGAAGGGGCCGTGCGGGGTGACCGAACTCGCGGAGGACCTCGAAATGGGGACGAGCGCCGTCCACAACCACCTCATGACGCTCCGAGAGGAGAGCTACGTGACGAAGACCGGCGACGAGTACCGACTCGGCTTGAAGTTCCTCGAAGTCGGGGGCCACACGCGCAGGTCGATGGAGCTCTATCAGGTCGCCGCGCCGGAGGTGGAGGCTCTCTCGGAGGAGACGGGGGAACTCGCCCACCTCCTCGTCGAGGAGCAGGGGTTGGGCGTGTATCTGATGTGCTCGAAGGGAGAGAAGGCGGTCGACCTCGAAACGTACGTCGGCCTGCGGACGTACCTCCATACGACGGCACTCGGGAAGACCATCCTCGCGCACCTGCCGGAGTCGCGCGTCGAGGAGATACTCGACCGCCGCGGGCTGAAGCGCGAGACGCCGAACAGCATCGGCACCCGCGAAGAACTGTACGCCGCGCTCGAGACTGTCCGCGAACGGGGGTACGCCATCGACGACGGCGAACGTGTGGAAGGGTTGCGCTGCGTCGCGGCCCCCGTCAAAACTTCCTCGGGCGAAGTGTTGGGCGCGATAAGCGTCTCCGCCCCCGCGAGTCGCGTCAGCGACGAGGACCTCTCGGGGAGACTGTCGGAGATGGTGTTGAGCGCGGCGAACGTCATCGAACTCAACATCAACTACTGA
- a CDS encoding carbohydrate ABC transporter permease yields the protein MSTEKKTTLAGGTPWYRPDIALANRLERLNETQFVYVMLLPVFALLGTMAIWPLLYTANISLHADNIVSSNPIGDFVGLQNYVRVLTGEASLRRPFFDLDRPFTSAAPVTLIFTFGAVVAETVLGFTMALILDQKFRGRRWVRVGMILPWAVPIVIQGMIFYLLFQPSLGFLVEPLANLGLISEAPLSNSQDSLLIAILADIWKQSAFMALLILAGLQSIDRSLYDVAKMSGATKVQQFRTITFPLVLPTLLVALLFRTIAAVKVYGLVETLSGCNTVPTLSCLVVSTWNVNRFGSAAAVAFIVAAIIGVLLLVYLVQFNDQENGGI from the coding sequence ATGAGCACCGAAAAGAAGACGACGTTGGCCGGAGGGACTCCGTGGTACCGGCCGGATATCGCCCTCGCGAACCGTCTGGAGCGACTGAACGAGACGCAGTTCGTCTACGTGATGTTGCTTCCGGTGTTCGCGCTCCTCGGGACGATGGCCATCTGGCCGCTGCTCTACACGGCCAACATCTCGCTGCACGCCGACAACATCGTCTCCTCGAACCCCATCGGCGATTTCGTCGGTCTGCAGAACTACGTCCGAGTGCTGACGGGGGAGGCTAGCCTCCGTCGGCCGTTCTTCGACCTCGACCGACCGTTCACGAGCGCCGCGCCCGTGACGCTCATCTTCACCTTCGGCGCGGTGGTCGCCGAGACGGTACTCGGATTCACGATGGCGCTCATCCTCGACCAGAAGTTCCGCGGGCGGCGGTGGGTGCGCGTGGGGATGATACTCCCGTGGGCCGTCCCCATCGTCATCCAAGGGATGATATTCTACCTGCTGTTTCAGCCGTCGCTCGGGTTCCTCGTCGAACCGCTCGCTAATCTGGGGTTAATCTCCGAAGCGCCGCTGTCGAACAGCCAAGACTCGCTCCTGATCGCCATCCTCGCGGACATCTGGAAGCAGTCGGCGTTCATGGCGCTTCTCATCCTCGCGGGCCTCCAGAGCATCGACCGCTCGCTGTACGACGTCGCGAAGATGTCCGGCGCGACGAAGGTTCAGCAGTTCCGCACGATAACGTTCCCGCTCGTCCTGCCGACGCTTCTCGTCGCGTTGCTGTTTCGGACCATCGCGGCGGTCAAAGTGTACGGGTTGGTCGAGACGCTGTCGGGCTGTAACACGGTGCCGACGCTCAGCTGTCTCGTCGTCTCGACGTGGAACGTGAACCGGTTCGGTTCCGCCGCGGCCGTCGCGTTCATCGTCGCGGCGATAATCGGAGTGTTACTCCTCGTCTACCTCGTCCAGTTCAACGATCAAGAGAACGGAGGAATCTAA
- a CDS encoding cobyrinic acid a,c-diamide synthase produces the protein MKGFVLAGTSSGVGKTVATLAVCRALERAGQEVRPAKAGPDFIDPSHHAAVVGRPSRTLDPWLEGEDGMRRTYARGEGDICVVEGMMGLYDGDTSTARIAAMLDLPVVLVVDASAGMESIAATALGFREYADRAGVEIDVAGVIASRAHEGRHADGIRDALPAELTYAGRIPPRDDLEIPERHLGLHLGDESPLSTEAVDAAADGVRAERLLELARRPGWLTDFSDFSPDAVPDDGAGGATDSSRPTVAVARDAAFCFAYPSTLDRLRARANVVTFAPVEGDALPPCDGVYLPGGYPELHAETLSRSSALSALSDRAADGVPVFGECGGFMALGESLTTAEGERHEMAGVLPVDIRMCDRYQALDHVELRATRDALTASKGETLRGHEFHYSTADPDSDATFAFEVERGTGIDGFDGLCEYETLGTYAHVHAESGAFDRFVDRL, from the coding sequence ATGAAGGGGTTCGTCCTCGCCGGAACGTCCTCCGGCGTCGGGAAGACGGTGGCGACGCTCGCGGTGTGTCGCGCCCTCGAACGCGCGGGCCAAGAGGTCAGACCGGCGAAGGCCGGCCCGGACTTCATCGACCCCTCCCACCACGCCGCCGTCGTCGGACGGCCCTCCCGAACGCTCGACCCGTGGTTGGAGGGCGAAGACGGGATGCGCCGGACCTACGCCCGCGGCGAGGGCGACATCTGCGTCGTGGAGGGGATGATGGGCCTGTACGACGGCGACACCTCCACGGCGCGCATCGCCGCGATGCTCGACCTGCCGGTCGTCCTCGTCGTCGATGCCAGCGCGGGGATGGAGAGCATCGCCGCGACGGCGCTCGGATTCCGCGAGTACGCGGACCGGGCGGGCGTCGAAATCGACGTCGCCGGCGTTATCGCCTCGCGGGCGCACGAGGGCCGCCACGCCGACGGCATTCGCGACGCGCTTCCGGCGGAACTGACGTACGCGGGCCGGATTCCGCCCCGCGACGACCTGGAAATCCCGGAGCGACACCTCGGACTCCACCTCGGCGACGAGTCACCGCTTTCGACGGAGGCGGTGGACGCGGCGGCCGACGGCGTCCGCGCGGAACGACTGCTCGAACTCGCGCGCCGTCCCGGATGGCTGACCGACTTCTCGGACTTCAGCCCCGACGCGGTTCCCGACGACGGTGCGGGCGGAGCGACCGATTCCTCGCGTCCGACCGTCGCAGTCGCCCGCGACGCCGCCTTCTGCTTCGCGTACCCGTCCACGCTCGACCGCCTGCGGGCGAGGGCGAACGTGGTGACGTTCGCGCCCGTCGAGGGCGACGCGTTGCCGCCCTGCGACGGCGTCTACCTCCCCGGAGGGTACCCGGAACTGCACGCCGAGACGCTCTCGCGGTCGTCGGCGCTCTCGGCCCTTTCGGACCGCGCGGCGGACGGGGTGCCCGTCTTCGGAGAGTGCGGCGGGTTCATGGCTCTCGGCGAGTCGCTGACCACCGCCGAGGGCGAACGCCACGAGATGGCGGGCGTCCTCCCGGTCGATATCCGGATGTGCGACCGGTATCAGGCCCTCGACCACGTCGAACTGCGGGCGACGCGCGACGCACTGACCGCCTCGAAGGGGGAGACGCTCCGCGGCCACGAGTTCCACTACTCGACGGCCGACCCCGACTCGGACGCGACGTTCGCCTTCGAGGTCGAACGCGGCACCGGAATCGACGGCTTCGACGGCCTCTGCGAGTACGAGACGCTCGGCACGTACGCGCACGTCCACGCCGAGAGCGGAGCGTTCGACCGGTTCGTCGACCGACTCTGA
- a CDS encoding ABC transporter ATP-binding protein, whose protein sequence is MGSLRLQSVTKRYGDVVAVTDMNLDIEDGEFISLVGPSGCGKSTTLEMIGGLTKPSEGSVYIGEEDVTDLPPKDRDLAMVFQNIALFPHMDVFDNISYGLRIRGTDSDEIEERVDDAVEVLQLDGMLDRMPSELSGGQRQRVAIGRAIVRDPEVFLMDEPLANLDAKLRVHMRTELQRIQRKLDVTTIYVTHDQEEAMTMSDRVAIIDDGELQQIAPPLTCYNEPANLFVAGFIGSPAMNFVDGTVSGSHFEAEELRVDLGSTDVGDATDVTLGVRPEDIHFRAALPDSESLGSVRASVDVLEPIGERMFVYLIPEKAVPTDRETGGEVSQQYLLMTVDPEEDIEEGADVEVTFDRSNVHLFDTATGGALLHGLEDEPAPTP, encoded by the coding sequence ATGGGATCACTTAGGTTGCAGAGCGTTACCAAGCGATACGGCGACGTCGTCGCGGTCACCGATATGAACCTCGACATCGAGGACGGGGAGTTCATCTCGCTGGTCGGCCCCTCGGGGTGCGGGAAGTCGACGACGCTCGAGATGATCGGCGGACTGACGAAACCGTCGGAAGGGTCGGTTTACATCGGCGAGGAGGACGTCACGGACCTGCCTCCCAAGGACCGCGACTTGGCGATGGTGTTCCAGAACATCGCGCTGTTCCCGCACATGGACGTGTTCGACAACATCAGCTACGGCCTGCGCATCCGCGGGACGGACAGCGACGAAATCGAGGAACGCGTCGACGACGCCGTCGAGGTGCTGCAGCTCGACGGGATGCTCGACCGGATGCCGAGCGAACTCTCAGGCGGCCAACGGCAACGCGTCGCCATCGGCCGCGCCATCGTCCGAGACCCGGAGGTGTTCCTGATGGACGAACCGCTGGCGAACCTCGACGCGAAGCTTCGCGTCCACATGCGGACCGAACTCCAACGCATTCAGCGGAAACTCGACGTGACGACCATCTACGTCACGCACGACCAAGAGGAGGCGATGACGATGTCCGACCGCGTCGCCATCATCGACGACGGCGAACTCCAGCAGATAGCCCCGCCGTTGACCTGCTACAACGAGCCCGCGAACCTGTTCGTCGCCGGGTTCATCGGGTCGCCCGCGATGAACTTCGTCGACGGAACCGTCTCCGGGAGTCACTTCGAGGCGGAGGAACTGCGGGTGGACCTCGGCTCGACCGACGTGGGCGACGCGACGGACGTGACGCTCGGCGTCCGCCCCGAGGACATCCACTTCCGGGCGGCGCTCCCCGACTCGGAGTCGCTCGGGTCGGTGCGCGCGTCGGTCGACGTCCTCGAACCGATCGGCGAACGGATGTTCGTCTACCTCATCCCCGAGAAGGCGGTGCCGACGGACCGAGAGACCGGCGGCGAGGTCAGTCAGCAGTACCTCCTGATGACCGTCGACCCCGAGGAGGACATCGAGGAGGGAGCAGACGTCGAAGTCACCTTCGACCGGTCCAACGTCCACCTGTTCGACACCGCGACCGGAGGGGCACTGCTGCACGGACTGGAAGACGAACCCGCGCCGACCCCCTGA
- a CDS encoding sugar phosphate isomerase/epimerase family protein, producing the protein MDVGVLTVSLADRTVEEAFAYLDEIGVDSVELACGGFVGDDHLPQSEYLDDEAAQAELRNLLEEYGLRIAALATHNNPLHPDEERAAEADEEIRGAIRLAEQLGVDTVVTFSGLPAGAPGDSTPNWITAPWPDEHRDAHEYQWEVAVEYWSELAAFADDHGVDVGIEMHPNMLVYEPHGMLQLREATNERIGANFDPSHLFWQGIDITDAIRLLGEEDAIHHFHAKDTKVYESNAREKGVLDTLPYTEEADRSWLFRSIGYGHGEEFWKDVVSTLRMVGYEGSLSIEHEDSLTSSPEGLEKGVDVLRRAVFETEPGDAYWA; encoded by the coding sequence ATGGACGTAGGTGTCCTCACAGTTTCGTTAGCGGACAGAACGGTCGAAGAGGCGTTCGCGTACCTCGACGAGATAGGCGTGGACTCGGTCGAACTGGCGTGCGGCGGGTTCGTCGGCGACGACCACCTCCCGCAGTCGGAGTATCTCGACGACGAGGCGGCCCAGGCGGAACTCCGGAACCTCCTGGAGGAGTACGGCCTCCGAATCGCGGCGCTGGCGACGCACAACAACCCGCTTCACCCCGACGAGGAACGCGCCGCGGAGGCCGACGAGGAGATTCGGGGCGCGATTCGCCTCGCCGAACAACTCGGCGTCGATACCGTCGTGACGTTCTCCGGTCTCCCGGCGGGCGCGCCGGGCGACTCGACGCCGAACTGGATTACGGCCCCGTGGCCCGACGAACACCGCGACGCCCACGAGTACCAGTGGGAGGTGGCCGTCGAGTACTGGTCGGAACTGGCGGCGTTCGCCGACGACCACGGCGTCGACGTCGGCATCGAGATGCACCCGAACATGCTCGTCTACGAACCGCACGGGATGCTCCAACTGCGGGAGGCGACCAACGAGCGAATCGGCGCGAACTTCGACCCCTCGCACCTGTTCTGGCAGGGTATCGACATCACCGACGCCATCCGACTGCTCGGCGAGGAGGACGCGATACACCACTTCCACGCGAAGGACACGAAGGTGTACGAGAGCAACGCCCGCGAGAAGGGCGTCCTCGACACCCTCCCGTACACGGAGGAGGCCGACCGCTCGTGGCTGTTCCGTTCCATCGGTTACGGGCACGGCGAGGAGTTCTGGAAGGACGTGGTCTCCACCCTCCGGATGGTCGGCTATGAGGGCTCTCTCTCCATCGAACACGAGGACTCGCTGACCTCCTCCCCGGAGGGACTGGAGAAGGGCGTGGACGTCCTCCGACGCGCCGTCTTCGAGACGGAACCCGGCGACGCGTACTGGGCGTAA
- a CDS encoding cob(I)yrinic acid a,c-diamide adenosyltransferase, translating into MTDTNDTGTNDIDPETVRRNTPGRGVRPDAATIEPSAPEEFGLVQVWWGDGKGKTTAAMGMGFRAAGHGYRVHMLQFMKGGADSVEAVRGEYNAIGAMPGFSYENLGHYGWAGMADGSDDETHEERAAAGLERATELLAAAREADLSTPFDLDAPPEDGVHMLVLDEILYAADMGLLDEESVLDLIREKPDGLELVLTGSHSEPTYLLDAADLVTNVRKVKHPIDEGRRARKGTEY; encoded by the coding sequence ATGACCGACACGAACGACACCGGAACGAACGACATCGACCCGGAGACAGTCCGACGAAACACGCCCGGCCGCGGCGTCCGTCCCGACGCCGCGACCATCGAACCGTCCGCGCCCGAGGAGTTCGGCCTCGTGCAGGTCTGGTGGGGCGACGGCAAGGGGAAGACCACCGCCGCGATGGGTATGGGCTTTCGCGCCGCCGGTCACGGCTACCGCGTCCACATGCTCCAGTTCATGAAGGGCGGCGCGGACTCCGTGGAGGCGGTCCGCGGCGAGTACAACGCTATCGGGGCGATGCCGGGCTTCTCCTACGAGAACCTCGGCCACTACGGATGGGCCGGGATGGCCGACGGGAGCGACGACGAGACCCACGAGGAACGCGCGGCCGCCGGACTCGAACGGGCGACCGAACTCCTCGCCGCGGCGCGCGAGGCGGACCTCTCGACGCCGTTCGACCTCGACGCGCCGCCGGAGGACGGCGTCCACATGCTCGTCCTCGACGAGATTCTCTACGCCGCGGACATGGGTCTGCTGGACGAGGAGTCCGTACTCGACCTGATTCGAGAGAAGCCAGACGGCCTCGAACTCGTCCTCACCGGAAGCCACTCCGAACCGACGTACCTCCTCGACGCCGCGGACCTCGTGACGAACGTCCGCAAGGTGAAACATCCCATCGACGAGGGCCGACGGGCGCGGAAGGGGACCGAGTACTGA
- a CDS encoding carbohydrate ABC transporter permease, whose product MSTESDVADAKTGEKNILERASLKAIQDPDSVYEWLTYIGIGFFLTVSLFPFYWLFVIALTPNRNISNMGVVPKGFNPAAFVEIFQVIPFHRYVLNSILIATFSTIIVLLIGSIAGYVFGRYDFPGRTPLMLVVLIISYFPPVAFLIPLFRLFTGNIDLFGLSYPQLYNTPWAVVMPLSALVMPLIIFVLSTFYSQIPDGLEDAARIEGSTRIGALFRVIVPLSAPGVATAGILTFIIVYNEFFFSYLMVNGTVDSWSPVLHGILAFQGTQQVAYNLMAAASIVGVVPMAILVMVAQDRIVSGLTQGALKE is encoded by the coding sequence ATGAGCACCGAATCAGACGTGGCCGACGCGAAGACCGGAGAGAAGAACATCCTCGAACGAGCCTCCCTGAAGGCGATTCAGGACCCCGATAGCGTCTACGAGTGGTTAACGTACATCGGTATCGGGTTCTTCCTGACGGTGTCGCTGTTCCCCTTCTACTGGCTGTTCGTCATCGCGCTCACCCCGAACCGGAACATCTCGAACATGGGGGTCGTTCCGAAGGGGTTCAACCCCGCGGCGTTCGTCGAGATATTTCAGGTCATCCCGTTTCACCGGTACGTCCTGAACAGCATCCTCATCGCGACGTTCTCGACTATCATCGTGCTCCTCATCGGGAGCATCGCGGGGTACGTCTTCGGACGGTACGACTTCCCGGGGCGGACGCCGCTCATGTTGGTCGTACTCATCATCTCGTACTTCCCGCCGGTGGCGTTCCTCATCCCCCTCTTTCGGCTGTTCACGGGGAACATCGACCTGTTCGGCCTCTCGTACCCGCAGTTGTACAACACGCCGTGGGCGGTGGTGATGCCCCTGAGCGCGCTGGTGATGCCGCTCATCATCTTCGTCCTCTCAACGTTCTACAGCCAGATACCCGACGGGCTGGAGGACGCCGCGCGCATCGAGGGGTCCACCCGAATCGGCGCGCTGTTTCGGGTCATCGTCCCCCTCTCCGCGCCCGGCGTCGCGACGGCGGGCATCCTCACGTTCATCATCGTGTACAACGAGTTCTTCTTCTCGTACCTGATGGTGAACGGAACCGTCGATAGCTGGTCGCCGGTGCTGCACGGTATCCTCGCGTTCCAGGGGACCCAACAGGTCGCGTACAACCTCATGGCCGCGGCGAGTATCGTCGGCGTCGTCCCGATGGCGATTCTCGTGATGGTGGCGCAGGACCGCATCGTCAGCGGTCTCACGCAGGGAGCGCTCAAGGAGTAG
- a CDS encoding extracellular solute-binding protein, with protein MSSNGASDRKGERTVRRAISRRRFVAAAGATGVTAGFAGCSSSGGEGTTGGTAGGGGGGSTTLQLSAHSEWRNQSEKVKQALYDAGLSEDIGLEFVSAGSTTDEMQSQYNQWLSAGQAKPDLLVFDSGWTIPFIIREQLLNLEQELPQDLLDTVHNDYFQESVRSATGPNGDLYGVPLYPDFPTIQYRKDLVQDAGYDWQQYATDPMSWEQFSNELADVHEQSDAKYGFNWQAASEIQLACCVFNEFLSSWGGAYFGNPKENLYGPVGDRPITVTEEPVLQSLRMARTFIHGSDAQDTLDGFAGGITSQEASQWGLSPSMRPFTQGNAVALRNWPYSININGADDALGEDMGVIPLPYGVPEGEGKYPGTGGSIGALGGWNFSVNPNTENLEASIQFLQALSTESFQRANFEISGHLPPVPDVLQSSTDVPIMGRYLEPLTYAGKNTMARPATPVWPQQSDAVAQEAHSAIVDDKPVTEAMNRLQTRLKEFESSYSGS; from the coding sequence ATGTCAAGCAACGGGGCCAGCGATAGGAAGGGAGAGCGTACCGTTCGAAGGGCGATCAGCCGACGACGGTTCGTCGCCGCCGCCGGCGCGACGGGCGTCACCGCCGGGTTCGCCGGGTGTTCCAGTAGCGGCGGCGAGGGGACGACGGGCGGGACGGCCGGGGGCGGCGGCGGCGGTTCGACGACGCTCCAGTTGAGCGCCCACTCGGAGTGGCGCAACCAAAGCGAGAAGGTCAAGCAAGCGCTGTACGACGCCGGACTGTCGGAGGACATCGGACTGGAGTTCGTAAGCGCCGGGTCCACCACAGACGAGATGCAGAGCCAGTACAACCAGTGGCTCTCGGCCGGGCAGGCCAAACCCGACCTGCTGGTGTTCGACAGCGGGTGGACGATTCCGTTCATCATCCGCGAACAGCTGCTCAACCTCGAACAGGAACTGCCGCAGGACCTGCTCGATACGGTCCACAACGACTACTTCCAAGAGAGCGTCAGGTCCGCGACCGGACCAAACGGCGACCTCTACGGCGTCCCCCTCTACCCGGACTTCCCCACGATTCAGTACCGGAAGGACCTCGTTCAGGACGCCGGGTACGACTGGCAACAGTACGCGACCGACCCGATGTCGTGGGAGCAGTTCTCAAACGAACTGGCGGACGTCCACGAGCAGTCCGACGCGAAGTACGGGTTCAACTGGCAGGCCGCCTCCGAGATTCAACTGGCCTGCTGCGTCTTCAACGAGTTCCTCAGTTCGTGGGGCGGGGCGTACTTCGGCAACCCCAAGGAGAACCTCTACGGCCCGGTCGGCGACCGGCCGATAACCGTCACCGAAGAGCCCGTCCTCCAGTCGCTCCGGATGGCCCGGACGTTCATCCACGGGAGCGACGCCCAGGACACGCTCGACGGGTTCGCCGGGGGAATCACCTCCCAGGAGGCGTCCCAGTGGGGGCTGTCGCCGTCGATGCGACCGTTCACGCAGGGTAACGCCGTGGCGCTCCGCAACTGGCCGTACTCCATCAACATCAACGGGGCGGACGACGCACTCGGCGAGGACATGGGCGTCATCCCGCTCCCGTACGGCGTGCCCGAAGGCGAAGGGAAGTACCCCGGAACCGGCGGCTCCATCGGCGCGCTCGGCGGGTGGAACTTCTCCGTCAACCCGAACACGGAGAACTTGGAGGCGAGCATCCAGTTCCTGCAGGCGCTCTCGACGGAGTCGTTCCAGCGGGCGAACTTCGAGATATCGGGCCACCTCCCGCCGGTGCCGGACGTCCTCCAGAGTTCCACCGACGTCCCCATCATGGGCCGGTATCTCGAACCGCTCACGTACGCCGGGAAGAACACGATGGCCCGCCCGGCGACGCCCGTCTGGCCCCAGCAGTCCGACGCCGTCGCGCAGGAGGCGCACTCGGCTATCGTCGACGACAAGCCCGTGACGGAGGCGATGAATCGGCTTCAAACGCGCCTGAAGGAGTTCGAAAGCTCCTACAGCGGCTCATGA